The DNA segment CTTATGAATTTCACGATGAATATACTCTGGCTGAAACAGCAGACAAATTGGGTAAAAAAGCTTTGCAGCTAAATTTAATACCCAGCTTTGTTGTGCGTTATTTTGCCGATAGCAGACAATATTATATTCCTGATGAAATAAAATCTGAATCTCTAACACCAGAAGAAGCATATATGCGCTTTAGGAAATTATTAGAAGATTCTGGTAATTAAGCTTTTCCCGATTAAATAGTTAATAGTGAGGATACTGGTATGCTTTTACAAACAAAAGACACTAGCGATTTAGTGAAAGTTGTTGATATTCAAGAGTTGATTGACCCAAATATTGACATTGTTCATGGGCAGGATCAGGAAGGTCAAGAAGAACAAGATACGGATTCTTTCAAAAAAGAAAATCTCGTGTTTCCTTCCGGCGAAAGTCTTCCTCGTTGTTGGTTAGATGCCAATTACCGGACAGCTAAGGCTTCTTAATTTTTTTGATAAAAATATCCCCGGCTTTTTAGAAGAGTCGGGGATATTTGGCTATTAAGGGGGTAATTAACTCTCTATTTAGGAAGCAGCTTGTTCTGGTGATTTAGCGGTATCGCTACTTGATAATTTGGGAGAAATTGCTTTAGTAATCCAATAAGTAAAAATATGGGATAAAACTCCCAAAGGCCCAGCAAATAAACAAAGTGTGAGGGAATGAATTGTCCAAATTCCCGTTTTCTGCCCTTCCCAATATATCCAGCGACCGACAAATAAATCCATCACTAAAAAATGAATCCAACCAGTTGCGGCTGCTGTTTCGTCAGCAAAGAAACGAGCGATATCTGCTAATTGGGGATTAGATAAAGCTTGGGCATTTTCTGGAGTAATGCTGGTGATAAATAGATATAGATAGGCTCCAGCTAAGGGCAAAAAGATTAGATATGATTCCATTACTCGCCGTGTGACTTTCCAGTTGGGGAGAAGAATCATTAACGCCCAAAATGGTAAGACGAAAACATTAGCGATGTTAAATAGTTGAGTGATGTTCATTATGGGAATGGGGAATGGGGATTAGGTAATGGGTAATGGGTAATACTCGATCACCAATTACCAATTTGTTGATAAATTACAAAGCTACCAATTGTGATTCTATTTCTGTTGAGTTTAAATCACGACCGATGAAAACTAAACGAGTTTGTCTGGCTTCTTGTGGTTGCCAGGGGCGGTCATAAAATTTATCAAATCTGTTACCTACCCCTTGCATGACTAGGCGCATGGGTTTGTTGGGAACGGCGACAAAGCCTTTAATGCGGTAGATTTCTTGTTGATTTGTGAGTGTTTGCAGTTGTTGTTGCAGTTTTTCTGGGTCAAAGTCCCGGTCTAAAATGAGGTGAGTTGAGGTGATATCGTCGTCGTGGTCGTGGTCTTCTTCGGTGTCGTGATGGCTGGGGCGACTATCTAGGTTGTCTTCCACGGCAGCTTGGAATCCTAATAGTATAGATGGGTCGAGTTGACCGCGATCGCTCTCCACCATTTTCACTACTCTGGGGAGTTCTTGCTTGACTAATTCCTCGACTTGTGATTTTGTTGCAGCATCAACTAAATCAGTTTTGCTTAAAACTACCAAATCTGCACAAGCTAGCTGGTCTTCAAACAATTCTTGCAATGGTGTTTCGTGTTCTAGACTATCATCAGCTTGGCGTTGGATGGCGATCGCTTCTAAATCACTGGCAAATGTTCCTGATGCAACAGCCGCACAATCTACCACTGTGACAACTGCATCCACGGTTGCAGCATTGCGGATTTCTTGCCAGCGAAAAGCTTTTACCAATGGTTTGGGTAAGGCTAAACCAGAGGTTTCAATGACAATACAATCAATGCTATCTCTTCGTTTGAGTAATTCCTGCATCGTCGGCAAAAACTCTTCTTGGACAGTACAGCATAGACAGCCATTAGTTAATTCAAAAATATTGCTCCCGCCGTCCTCATCTTCGGGACAAACTTGACAGGATTTTAACAAGTCGCCATCTATACCTAGTTCGCCAAACTCGTTGACTAAAACTGCTATGCGGCGGCCGGCGTTATTTTGCAGTAGGTGGCGAATGAGGCTGGTTTTACCACTACCTAAAAAGCCTGTAATTACGGTGACGGGAATTTTTTGAGCCATTATTTCAGTAAATCAACAAAATCAAGAGAGTAAGAAATGACAGTAATTCGTAATTAATAAATCTAGATTGTATTTGTATTATCTGCTATTCGGGCAAGGCTTCTGAGCTAAACGTGCCAAATTCTTCCTGAAGATAACCTCATAAGTACCCAGGGAAAGATGTCATTACTAGGAAAATCAGTATCAAATATATCAGGGGATGAATCGGCATCTTCCTAGAAGGGAGAATGGAGAAATGAACTTAAAAGCGATTTGGCAACTTTTCCAAGAGGCGTTTCAAGAGTGGAATGATGATAAAGCCTCACGTTTAGCGGCTGCATTAGCTTACTATACGGTGTTTTCTATCGCACCTTTGTTGATTATTGTGATTGCGATCGCTGGTGCAGTATTTGGGGAAGAAGCTGCTAGGGGCGAAATTGTGCAGCAAATTCAAGGTTTAGTAGGTAGAGATGGGGCAGAATTTATTGAAACTGCTATTCAAAATGTAGATAGGCCAAAGACAGGTACGATAGCTTCTCTTATTAGTATTGCCCTTTTACTATTGGGTGCAACTGGTGTTTTTATCGAGTTACAGGACTCCCTCAACACCATTTGGGAAGTACAACCAAAACCAGGACGCGGTGTCAAAAACATTTTTCGTCAACGTTTTTTATCTTTTGGCATGGTTTTAGGTATTGGCTTTTTACTGTTAGTTTCTCTAGTAATTAGTACGGTATTATCAACGCTGGTTAATTATTTTGGTGGTTTACTACCGGGTGTAGATTTCCTTTGGCAATTGGTTAACTTTATTATTTCTTTTGCCATTACTACGTTACTGTTTGCATTAATTTTCAAGGTTTTGCCAGATGTCAGAATTACTTGGAATGATGTTTTAGTTGGCGCAATTCTTACCTCAATTTTATTTTCCATTGGTAGATTTCTATTAGGACAATATTTAGGTAATGCTGGTTTTGGTTCAGCCTATGGCGCGGCTGGTTCTGTGGTATTAATCTTGGCTTGGGTTTACTATACTGCCCAGATTCTCTTTTTCGGCGCTGAGTTTACCCAGGTTTATGCAAGAAAATATGGTAGACGCATTGTTCCAACTCGTCACGCTATGCCTTTAAATGATACGAATTCTGGAAATCGGCATTATAGACGGTAGGGCATGGGAAAGATAGGGGAGTCAATAATTAAAAATTACGAATTATTATGAATTGGTTTTCTATAAATTGGCACGCAATTTTTGTACCTAGTATCAGTATTTTAGAGCTTGTAATCCGGGGATCATTAGTTTATTTAGCTCTTTTTTCTGTGCTACGCTTGCTGCCTAGTAGACAGATGGGAACTTTAGGAATTACGGATTTGCTCGTAGTTGTGCTATTTGCTGAAGCTGCTCAAAATGCTATGGCAAGTAACTATACATCAATTACTGAAGGGGCAATTCTCGTCGGAACCGTAATTTTTTGGAGCTATTTTCTTAACTGGTTAGGCTATAAGCTTCCTATCGTTCAACGCTTCTTAAATCCACCACCATTACTGTTAGTAAAAAATGGTAAGACGATTGAACGGCATTTACAACGAGAATTAATCACAGAAGATGAGTTGAAAAGCAAGTTACGTCAGCAAGGTGTAGAATTCTTAGCCGATGTCAAGTTGGCGTATATGGAAGCTGACGGTAGCATCAGTATTATTACATCGGAGTCAAAACTGGTGGCTAGGGAATAGGGAGTAGTAATTGTTGACTGTTAACAGTTAACGGTCAACTAACAACTAACAACTATCAACCAAAGCGGGGTAAAATATGACAGTCGTATTCTGCCGCGAACGTTGATAGAGCGTTATACTCTGCCCGAAATGGGCAACCTGTGGACTGACTTTTATAAACTAAAAACCTGGCTTCAGGTGGAAATTGCAGTCTGTGAAGCCCAAGCGGAATTGGGTTATATTCCATCTGCTGCTGTTGAGGAAATCAAGGCTAAGGCAAATTTTGATCCGCAACGGGTGTTGGAAATAGAGGCGGAAGTCCGTCACGATGTCATCGCCTTTTTGACTAATGTCAATGAGTATGTGGGTGATGCTGGACGTTACATTCACTTGGGCTTAACTAGCTCTGATGTACTAGATACAGCTTTAGCTTTACAACTGGTTGCTAGTTTGGATGTGTTGGCGCAACGTCTGGAAGATTTGATTCAGGTGATTCGCCAAAAGGCACGGGAACACCGGTATACGGTAATGGCTGGCCGATCGCATGGTATTCACGCTGAACCAATCACTTTTGGGTTTAAACTGGCTGGTTGGTTGGCGGAAGTGTTACGCCACCAACAACGGCTGACAATTTTGCGGGAAACGATCGCCGTGGGTAAGATTTCTGGCGCGGTGGGTACCTATGCCAATATTGAACCACGGGTGGAGGCGATCGCTTGTCAAAAACTCGGACTCAAACCCGATACAGCTTCTACACAAGTCATTTCCCGCGATATTCATGCTGATTTTGTGCAGCAATTAGCCCTCATCGCTGCTTCTATTGAACGCTTTGCTGTAGAAATTCGCAATCTACAAAAAACAGACGTTCTGGAAGTAGAGGAATTTTTCTCGAAGGGACAGAAAGGCTCTAGTGCAATGCCACACAAACGCAATCCCATCCGTTCGGAACGGCTGACGGGGATGGCGCGGTTAGTGAGGAGTCATGCCGGCGCAGCTTTAGAAGATGTCGCTTTGTGGCACGAACGGGACATTTCCCATAGTTCTGTGGAACGAGTGGTTCTGCCAGATGCCTGCATTTTGACCCATTTCATGCTGATAGAAATCACTAATTTGGTGGAAAATCTGTTAGTTTACCCAGAAAACATGACGCGGAATCTCAACTGCTATGGTGGCGTTGTATTCAGCCAAAAAGTTTTACTGGCATTGGTAGATAAGGGACTCAGCCGGGAAGAAGCCTATGCGATCGTGCAGCAAAATGCTCATACGGCATGGAATAAGCCGGAAGGCAATTTCCACGACTTGATCATTAACGATCCTCGTGTCACTCAACATTTGTCGCCCGTAGAAATTGCCGTGTGTTTTGACCCACAGCAACATCTCAAGCATTTGGATGAGGTTTATCATAGGTTGGATATTTAGAATTGGGGATTGGGGACTGGAGGAAAATTTTTCTCTAAGTTCCTCCCCCTGCGACCAACTTCTGAAGATATATTTATCACTCAAATCATTAACTATTTTCTAATCTCTTAAAAATATTTAAAACCGCAAAAGTTATGATGGCTCCTACTAAACTTAATTGCCATAAACCACAACCAGCAGCAATTCCCAACCCAGAGGAAACCCAGATAGCCGCAGCCGAGGTAAGTCCATGAATTTCTAGACGTTGTGATTGTTGTGAAGATTCACGGACAATTTCACCAGCACCGAGAAATCCCACACCAGCCGCAATACCTTGAATTACTCGGCTAACCACTTCTGGATGTGATTGTATAGAGATAATTTGTAAAGGTATAACAACAAATATGGCAGACCCAAAGCTAACTAACATATGAGTTCTCAAGCCTGCTGGTTTACGCCGTAGTTCTCTTTCTATGCCGATAATAGCTCCAATAAGTAAAGCTAAGAAAAGCCGAAAGATCAGCTTGAAAAAATCGTCTGGTTCCAGGTAGTAGTTATCTAGCAATTTTATCTCTGATATAAGAAAACATACTCTATGTCTTGTATAACTTATATCTATAAATCTTGAAAAAGATTCTATTTATATTGTATATTTTTTATTTAAAAATTTATATTTCTACATTAATTCAACATTAACTATACTCTAAAGTAATTTTTTCAATAGGAAAAAATAGCGATTTTACTATTATTAATCTCTAGATAATCTAATTTTTGCAGGGATAGATAGAATTTTAGTAATAATTTATGGCAATATTGATAATCTCAGCTAACGTATGGTGAAGCTTGATTATTCAGTGATTTTTTATAGATAATTTGAAGTTAGGGAACACCAAAAAATAAATTATCTGAAATTGATGGTTTGCTATGGTGCATCAGTATAAATAATTTCTGAGTATATTTAGATTCTGTCGTGCTGACGCACCATACATTTTGGGTATTTTTTTTATCTGGAAGTCCCTTAATCATCAAAAAATACTTATGAAGGAGGCAATTAACAAAGGGGATAGTGCAACTACTAACCACAAATATAAAAACTTCTCCTGGCAAACTGACAATCAAAAAAATTGAGTGGATAAACTCTACTGGCTTGACCAAATTAAATTACAAGACCGCGCTAAAGTAGGTGACAAAGCGTTCTATTTAAGTAGAATCAGGCAGCGTGGCTACCCGGTTGTTCCTGGTTTTGTAGTGTCTGAAGAAGTTTTGCGATTATTTCTAGAAACTCTCAACAGTTCAGAATCATTGGTCGCTAACTTACCTAATTCTTCCTTACACTTGGATGTAGCCAACTGGCGACAACTCCAGCAGGTGGCTGGGCGTTTACGTCAGGAAATTATTCATGCAACTGTACCATCACAGTGGGTGAATACAATTCTTACGGCCGCTAGGGAATGGCAAACAAACTTTTTAATTTTTCGCCCTAGTTTAACACTAGCAACAAAAACCCACAGGCTAGGAAACACCTCTGGATTATTGGATGCTGCTTTCTGTTACTGCAATGAAGACGCGATCGCTCACACACTCAAGCATACCTGGAGTCAACTTTTTCGCGCCAGAAGCTTGCTATATTGGCAGCGCATAGGAGTTAACCTCCAAGAAGTTAATCTAGCAATCTTAGTACAACCAGTACAAAATGCGATCGCCAGTGGTTTATTAATCGCTAACTCTTCAGGCTGTAAAATTCAAGCTACATGGGGATTAGGATTAGCCTTGTCTCAGGGCGAGATTATACCAGATACATACCAAGTTCAGCAGGAAACAGGTATTGTCTTAGAAAGACATCTGGGAAATAAAATGTTTGCTTATCGTCTAGATAGTTCAGAATTGAATGATGCCAGACTATCTAGAAAAGAGGTATTCACATTAAATCACCCTTGTATAGGCGCGTATTCAGTACAAGAGTCACACCAGCAACAATATGCTTTAGCCGAAGAATATCTACAACAAGTAATTACCTTAGGACATCAACTGGAAAGCGAACTAGGTAACAGTTTTACTATTGAATGGACAATTGCAGAGGAAAACTCCACCCCCTGTCTCTACATTACGCAAGTGAGTACTCCCCAATCTGCAATTCCCAATTTACGTTTCATCAAGGGTGCTGGGGCGGCTAGAGGACGCGTCACCGCTAATGCTTATGTTGTCAATGACTCCCAACGGAAACCAGAACAACTGCCCAAAGGCGTAATTTTAGTGGTACCAGCAATTACACCTGATTGGTTGTCGTTAGTAGAACAAGCCGTTGGTATTGTCACAGTCCAAGGAGGTGTAACTAGTCATGCAGCGATTTTGGCCAGGGAATTGGGTATTCCAGCCGTTGTGAATGTAGCAGATGCCACCTTACTAATTCCCAATGGTGAACGATTGCTAATAGATGGCGATCGCGGAGAGGTATATTTACTAAAAGCAGATGAAGCCACTACGGTAGAAAATCCACACCAGCAACCTCTGACTCCACCATTTCACCCTGTTGTTAGCAGGCAAATGCCAATGATTGCTACCCAACTGCTGGTTAACCTCAGTCAACCTAGTCTAATTGAACAAGTGCAGAACTTGCCTGTAGATGGGGTGGGATTATTGCGTTCAGAGTTGATGTTAGTACCTTTACTCAAAGGTCAGCATCCGAATTTTTGGCTTTTGGATGGGCGGAAATCAGAATTATTAGAGCAGTGGTCTGAGCATATTATCCAGTTTGCCCGCGCCTTTGCCCCCCGACCGGTTTTTTATCGCTCTTTAGATTGGCGATCGCACGAGTTATCAGCAAATAATTCCCAATCTGCGCCTCAGTCAATTTTGGGCGATCGCGGTACATTTAGTTATGTCCGCAATTCTGATGTTTTTGAATTAGAACTTACAGCGATCGCTAATGCCCAAAAAGCTGGTTATGATAACATTCACTTATTATTGCCCTTCGTTCGCAGTGTAGGCGAATTTACCTTCTGTCGCCAAAAAGCAGAACAGTTCGGACTTACCCAAATTCCCCAGTTTCAATTATGGATGATGGCGGAAGTCCCCAGCGTCTTATTTTTACTACCTGAATACGTCAAAGCCGGGGTAGCGGGTATATCCATCGGCACAAACGACTTGACACAATTGCTATTAGGCGCAGACAGGGAACAAAGCGACATCACCAAAGTTTTAAATGAACGCCACCCGGCTGTCATGGCTGCTATTGCCCAACTAATCCAAATGTCCCAAACTGCCGGCATACCTTGTTCTATCTGCGGTCAAGCACCAGCAATATATCCAGAAATCATCGATCAATTGGTGCAATGGGGTATCACATCGATTTCCGTGGAACCAGAAGCAGTAGAAAGGACATATCAGGCGATCGCTCGTGCTGAACACCGCTTACTATTACAAGCAGCACGCCGACAGGTGGGAGAGCGTGGTTAAAATGTGTAGACTTTTAATGTTTTCTCAAACCCTGGTTTTAGGGTGTAAGTTTCGATAATTTCAAAATTCTGTCACCACTAAATCGCCCAAGACCAAGAAAATAAGGTTTTTAAACCTCTCCCCGCGTCGGGGAGAGGTTTGGAGAGGGGTTATTCTATTCTTCCCCTGCTTCTTTCCTCCCTGTCTTCATTCATGCAACACCACAAAACCGATTAATATCGCAGGATAGCCGCTACTGGTTTACCGTTTGGCATTTGTTCCGGTTCAACCGCATAAACCGTACCACCGTTTAATATTGTATGAATTGCTGCCAAATCCAAAATGTCTCCATCTTCAGGCTGTGGTTCTGGATGTAACTCTACAGCCAGTGTCTCTGGGTCAAATTTACCCCAAATTTGTTGCCCTAATGGGACAATTAATGAATCAACCCTCTGGTAATAAGCGGCGGAAACGATTTCTTTGATATCACTAGAGGCTGTACCAGTCTCCTCTCCAGCCAGTTGTTGGTAAAGTTCTATCGCTTCTTGTTCTGACTGATGAAACAGAGGTTCGACAATTTCCCAAGCTTGGGCGTGTAATTCGTCTGCTTGAAAAATTTCTTGCCTTTTAGTGATTGCCTGTTCCTGGAGATGGAGATAAGTATTTGCCTCTCGATAAATGGGATGGAGATATTCAACACCTGCCAAAATTAAAGGTGCTGTTTCATCGTGTAGTTTGTCATGTAATGCGGCATCAACAGCGTGGAAGTATTGCAGGATGCCTTCTTGGGGCTGGTCTTTGTCTGGACTACCTTGTCCGTGAAATGCCCCAGGTTGCGATCGCGTAAAAGGATTGTTGTTGCTACCTTTAGATGTAGCAATACGAAATTGCCCTTCCTTGGCGGTTTCGTCGTACATCAGAGCCTCATCAACGCTCTTAGGCATATTTTCCACCTCCACCTCATTGAGGCCAGAGCGTGTTCCCTCAAAAAATTTGATATCCTTTTGACTAAGAGCGAGGATGTAGAATTTCCCATCACTGTTAATTAAATGCAGTAATGGCTTGAAATGAAATTGATTGCTCACTACTACCAATTCTTGACACTCTATCGGCAGACTGTAATAGCGAAACATCTGCGGCGAAATAAAAATTGCTAATCCGTGGTCTTGATTTTCCCAAAATTCTGCCTGATCTAGTTCCTGAACTTGTTGCAGTAAATTTTCAACTTCAGTAGGGAAAATCTCCAATTCTTGCAGACGTTCTTCAGCCTCACGGACTAAATTTTTAAACCGGATGGGATTTTGGCGAATCTCCGGCCCAGCTTTCTGCATAGGCATATAAAGAGATACACATGGTGTTTGAGAGTTTTCAATTAAAGTTTTTAACTCATCAATAGATAGTAGAGTCATGTGGTGAAATTCCTATCGTCGGTAATTAAAGCTCAACAATGTATATTTATTTCAAAGCTTTAAACCCGAAAATTCATCTTTCTTTTGATGAAAAATTAGTTATTATATACACCATTCTGTAGGCGGAGAAAAAAGTTCTTCTCTGTACTTATATTTACAATGTACTTTTAACTACAGACACCCAGAGGCACAAACAGGGAAATTTTCTTCTCTGCACACCTGAGAGCAAAAATTACACCATCGGCAATCAGAATGGATGCTTCCGAGCTATTAGAAACGATCACTCTCTTAATTGAGCAAGCAGAACAAGGAGAAATAGATCCTTGGGATGTCAAAGTTATTGAGGTGATTGACCGTTATTTAGAACTAATGACACCAAAGACCACTGCCAGAGGTTATGAATCTGACTTGTCTCAATCTGGACAGGCTTTTTTATCAGCCTCCATGCTGGTATTATTCAAGGCTAATACCTTGATGCAATTATCAACAGCAGAAGATTTAGAAGATATTGAGGATGGTCTATTAGCAGAGAATGGAGATGGCTTATTCCATCAAACCCATCGTTTACCCTTAGAGCGAGTTTTACGACGGCGACCCGCCGCGATGCCACCACCAAAACGCCGTGTCACGTTGCAAGAGTTGATCGCCCAATTGCAAATCATGGCGAACCAACTCAAACTAGTACAAAAAGTTAGTAAGCCGGAACGTCCCAAACGTCAGCCTACCGTCAAAGCTATGCGGGAAGCGCTAGAGTTAGCGCACCAAGAAAATTTGACGGAGGTAGCTGGTGAATTGGAACAAGTACTGCATTTTTCGGCCAAAGAACTGTTGTTAGAACAAAATTACTTAAATTTAGAACAACTCGTACAGTTGTGGACTCAGACAAAGCAATCACACCAATTATCAGCCCATGAATCTGTAAACAGTCACCTAGTTAGCGTGTTCTGGGCTTTATTGCTATTATCGGCACAATCTAAGGTAGAGCTAGTTCAGGAGGAATTTTATCAAGAGGTAAGAATCCGCTTGCTCTCAGATTCAGCAAACACCTACCAATCATTGGAGCAACCAATAAACTGAACCCATTGAGAACATTCATATAGAAGCTTCTGTGAATTTACAGACTGTTGCATCAGTAAACCCAAAAATCCGATTAAATTAAAAAGATAACTGATTGCTTGTCATCTAACCGTACTAGGACTTACGTATGGAGAAGAAAAATCAAAGCTTTGGGCAAGAGGTGCAGGGGTTTAGGGGTTTTAAACCCTCACACCCCTAAACCCTCACACCCTTCCAAGGTGAAAAGTCTAATTGCCTAAGTCCTAATATCTCTGGTTGCGATCACCAACAAATTCCTGTTATCCCTGTTGTCAGGGGTTACTTAGAGCAGAAATCAAAAACTGATGATTAAGTATCACACAATGAAAGTAAACTGGCTTGTGGTTGAGGAATAAACTTTATGAAAGCGATGATTCTCGCAGCAGGTAAGGGTACTCGCGTTCGTCCGATTACCTATACGATTCCCAAACCGATGATTCCCATCCTGCAAAAGCCAGTGATGGAATTTTTACTGGAACTTTTACGTCAACATGGTTTTGACCAGATTATGGTCAACGTCAGCCATCTGGCTGAAGAAATTGAAAACTATTTTCGTGATGGTCAACGGTTTGGTGTACAGATTGCCTATTCTTTTGAAGGCAAAATTGATGATGAAGGTAAGCTGGTAGGGGAAGCAATAGGTTCTGCTGGAGGGATGCGACGCATCCAAGATTTTTCACCATTTTTTGATGATACCTTTGTGGTGTTGTGCGGCGACGCTTTGATTGACTTAGATTTGACGGCAGCAGTGAAGTGGCATAAATCCAAAGGCTCCATCGCTACTATCATCACCAAAACTGTCCCCGAAGAAGAAGTTTCTAGTTATGGTGTGGTCGTCACTGATGAGAATAGTCGGGTTAAAGCCTTCCAAGAAAAACCATCGATAGAGGAAGCACTTAGTACTAATATCAACACAGGTATCTACATTTTTGAGCCAGAGGTGTTTAATTACATACCTTCTGGTGTGGAATATGACATCGGTGGTCAACTATTCCCCAA comes from the Nostoc sp. PCC 7120 = FACHB-418 genome and includes:
- a CDS encoding ABA4-like family protein: MNITQLFNIANVFVLPFWALMILLPNWKVTRRVMESYLIFLPLAGAYLYLFITSITPENAQALSNPQLADIARFFADETAAATGWIHFLVMDLFVGRWIYWEGQKTGIWTIHSLTLCLFAGPLGVLSHIFTYWITKAISPKLSSSDTAKSPEQAAS
- the cobW gene encoding cobalamin biosynthesis protein CobW gives rise to the protein MAQKIPVTVITGFLGSGKTSLIRHLLQNNAGRRIAVLVNEFGELGIDGDLLKSCQVCPEDEDGGSNIFELTNGCLCCTVQEEFLPTMQELLKRRDSIDCIVIETSGLALPKPLVKAFRWQEIRNAATVDAVVTVVDCAAVASGTFASDLEAIAIQRQADDSLEHETPLQELFEDQLACADLVVLSKTDLVDAATKSQVEELVKQELPRVVKMVESDRGQLDPSILLGFQAAVEDNLDSRPSHHDTEEDHDHDDDITSTHLILDRDFDPEKLQQQLQTLTNQQEIYRIKGFVAVPNKPMRLVMQGVGNRFDKFYDRPWQPQEARQTRLVFIGRDLNSTEIESQLVAL
- a CDS encoding YihY/virulence factor BrkB family protein — translated: MNLKAIWQLFQEAFQEWNDDKASRLAAALAYYTVFSIAPLLIIVIAIAGAVFGEEAARGEIVQQIQGLVGRDGAEFIETAIQNVDRPKTGTIASLISIALLLLGATGVFIELQDSLNTIWEVQPKPGRGVKNIFRQRFLSFGMVLGIGFLLLVSLVISTVLSTLVNYFGGLLPGVDFLWQLVNFIISFAITTLLFALIFKVLPDVRITWNDVLVGAILTSILFSIGRFLLGQYLGNAGFGSAYGAAGSVVLILAWVYYTAQILFFGAEFTQVYARKYGRRIVPTRHAMPLNDTNSGNRHYRR
- a CDS encoding DUF421 domain-containing protein, which gives rise to MNWFSINWHAIFVPSISILELVIRGSLVYLALFSVLRLLPSRQMGTLGITDLLVVVLFAEAAQNAMASNYTSITEGAILVGTVIFWSYFLNWLGYKLPIVQRFLNPPPLLLVKNGKTIERHLQRELITEDELKSKLRQQGVEFLADVKLAYMEADGSISIITSESKLVARE
- the purB gene encoding adenylosuccinate lyase, with the translated sequence MIERYTLPEMGNLWTDFYKLKTWLQVEIAVCEAQAELGYIPSAAVEEIKAKANFDPQRVLEIEAEVRHDVIAFLTNVNEYVGDAGRYIHLGLTSSDVLDTALALQLVASLDVLAQRLEDLIQVIRQKAREHRYTVMAGRSHGIHAEPITFGFKLAGWLAEVLRHQQRLTILRETIAVGKISGAVGTYANIEPRVEAIACQKLGLKPDTASTQVISRDIHADFVQQLALIAASIERFAVEIRNLQKTDVLEVEEFFSKGQKGSSAMPHKRNPIRSERLTGMARLVRSHAGAALEDVALWHERDISHSSVERVVLPDACILTHFMLIEITNLVENLLVYPENMTRNLNCYGGVVFSQKVLLALVDKGLSREEAYAIVQQNAHTAWNKPEGNFHDLIINDPRVTQHLSPVEIAVCFDPQQHLKHLDEVYHRLDI
- a CDS encoding MgtC/SapB family protein; the encoded protein is MLDNYYLEPDDFFKLIFRLFLALLIGAIIGIERELRRKPAGLRTHMLVSFGSAIFVVIPLQIISIQSHPEVVSRVIQGIAAGVGFLGAGEIVRESSQQSQRLEIHGLTSAAAIWVSSGLGIAAGCGLWQLSLVGAIITFAVLNIFKRLENS
- a CDS encoding putative PEP-binding protein — protein: MDKLYWLDQIKLQDRAKVGDKAFYLSRIRQRGYPVVPGFVVSEEVLRLFLETLNSSESLVANLPNSSLHLDVANWRQLQQVAGRLRQEIIHATVPSQWVNTILTAAREWQTNFLIFRPSLTLATKTHRLGNTSGLLDAAFCYCNEDAIAHTLKHTWSQLFRARSLLYWQRIGVNLQEVNLAILVQPVQNAIASGLLIANSSGCKIQATWGLGLALSQGEIIPDTYQVQQETGIVLERHLGNKMFAYRLDSSELNDARLSRKEVFTLNHPCIGAYSVQESHQQQYALAEEYLQQVITLGHQLESELGNSFTIEWTIAEENSTPCLYITQVSTPQSAIPNLRFIKGAGAARGRVTANAYVVNDSQRKPEQLPKGVILVVPAITPDWLSLVEQAVGIVTVQGGVTSHAAILARELGIPAVVNVADATLLIPNGERLLIDGDRGEVYLLKADEATTVENPHQQPLTPPFHPVVSRQMPMIATQLLVNLSQPSLIEQVQNLPVDGVGLLRSELMLVPLLKGQHPNFWLLDGRKSELLEQWSEHIIQFARAFAPRPVFYRSLDWRSHELSANNSQSAPQSILGDRGTFSYVRNSDVFELELTAIANAQKAGYDNIHLLLPFVRSVGEFTFCRQKAEQFGLTQIPQFQLWMMAEVPSVLFLLPEYVKAGVAGISIGTNDLTQLLLGADREQSDITKVLNERHPAVMAAIAQLIQMSQTAGIPCSICGQAPAIYPEIIDQLVQWGITSISVEPEAVERTYQAIARAEHRLLLQAARRQVGERG
- a CDS encoding segregation/condensation protein A, which gives rise to MDASELLETITLLIEQAEQGEIDPWDVKVIEVIDRYLELMTPKTTARGYESDLSQSGQAFLSASMLVLFKANTLMQLSTAEDLEDIEDGLLAENGDGLFHQTHRLPLERVLRRRPAAMPPPKRRVTLQELIAQLQIMANQLKLVQKVSKPERPKRQPTVKAMREALELAHQENLTEVAGELEQVLHFSAKELLLEQNYLNLEQLVQLWTQTKQSHQLSAHESVNSHLVSVFWALLLLSAQSKVELVQEEFYQEVRIRLLSDSANTYQSLEQPIN
- a CDS encoding sugar phosphate nucleotidyltransferase encodes the protein MKAMILAAGKGTRVRPITYTIPKPMIPILQKPVMEFLLELLRQHGFDQIMVNVSHLAEEIENYFRDGQRFGVQIAYSFEGKIDDEGKLVGEAIGSAGGMRRIQDFSPFFDDTFVVLCGDALIDLDLTAAVKWHKSKGSIATIITKTVPEEEVSSYGVVVTDENSRVKAFQEKPSIEEALSTNINTGIYIFEPEVFNYIPSGVEYDIGGQLFPKLVEIGAPFYAIAMDFEWVDIGKVPDYWRAIRGVLQGDIKNVQIPGHEVAPGIYTGLNVAVNWDKVDITGPVYIGGMTRIEDGAKIVGPAMIGPNCWICGEATVDNSVIFEWSRLGHGARLVDKLVFGRYCVDKTGAAIDVQAAALDWLITDARQTPPEHTPVERQAIAELLGTNAT